The Scomber japonicus isolate fScoJap1 chromosome 12, fScoJap1.pri, whole genome shotgun sequence sequence ATTACTCTCAACATCCGAAGCTTACGTAACACACTTTATGCAGACAAAGGAGGCATATGGACAATGTGCACCCCCATATGGATGAACTGGGTAAGTACAACAAATGGCAACATAATGCAACTTAGTACAGTGAAGCTTAAAATATAAGAAGCCAAAGTGTACAAAGCTCAGACTGACCCTTCTGAGGACGTTCACAATTGTTAAACACATCAATTCCCAGAACACTAAAAGATGCACAAGTCTGAGCTGAAGAATtagatcattttatttttcaaacaaTTGAGAGATGTTAAACACTGAACAAATAAAGATGCCCCCAGTCAAAACTCCAGAAAACAGATTCTTATCAACCAGTTGTAGCACTTTCCTTTATTgccagctgttgttgttgttgttgttgtgcagTTTCTCATTGTCTGCAGCATCACCCTCACTAAATCAGTGTGTACAAAAAAAGTAACAGAAATGGTGCATATACCAGCGTCATACTGATAGTTAGGGATTTGGAGTTCTCGCATGTAAAGCCAGCTCCAAGGATAGGCGTGTTTTTAATGCGGAAGCAAATCCAGATTTACCGTTTTTTTTTACCAAGGCACATTGGTAGGGATGAATGACCAAAAGAATGAATGAGTAGAGAGGCTGAGCAGAAGCCAATCTTAAAACAGGTCATGTGAGAAAAACGTGGTAGTGACCGGTGAGTATAAAGGGAAATCAAAATCAAGAATTTGTTTGTAATGTGGAAAATGGCAAGAATCGGATGCAcacagctttctctctctctctctctctctcttttttttttgttgtacttAAAAATGGAAGCAACCAAAATGCTGCTAAATATTTTCACAACTATCAAAATGCAGCTGCAAGAGAACATGAATTTTGTCTGAAACTGAACAAACTATATATGGGCACATAATTGCAACTTTGTGGGAACATCAGTCACTATTATCACACTTTAATCAAGTCAAGGATGAAATGACCAACAAGTTGTCAACTTACAAACAAGTGCAAAGAGGTCTCAATCCTGTACATTCACTAAGGCGGTTTTAACTTGTAGAAAAATCTTGAAGGAATtccaaaaaggcaaaaaagatTTAAAGGAATGGAGACAAAGTGAATTCcagcatttaaacatttccTTGTTTTTGTCTCAATGTAATTATTGATCAGCACCACCTAAATTGACATTCTTTGATATTTTAGGCTTGGAGAGAGAACTTGTGGGTGGCGGGATGTTCTCAAATTTCCAATCAGCACACCACTGTGTTTGAAACCAAAATTCCAGGATAAATTTCTTCTTGAGTTGAGATGGCATGGACATGTGAGCTGTGTGATGAGACGGAGAGAGCGAAAGGGTGTGAAGGGTGGAGTATGGAATGTTAATGACCGAATGGACTGGTCAATCTTAAAGAAAGACCACGCAATAACATTTGTATGCCCCCCCTTTTACACTATAGATCTGGCTGACAACATAGTGatgcagaaaagagaaaaaataaaaggagaTCTATACGTTTTTGAACATCTGGTTTGGATGAACGTCCCATAAATGAACTGGTCAAAATAAATAGATGTATACATGATAAGAAATTTATAATTTACTCTTTATATCTCACATAAAGCTTCTTGTAACTGCCAAATATGCTCCAGTATTTCACACTCTGGACATGTTCAGCTCTACCTGTGCTAGATGAACTCTATCAACACCTTTCTGGGTACCAACAAGGCAGCCTGGACAGGACAGCTAAACCCCAGCCTTCCCTCAAATTTAATCCTAGATTGTAATTCCTCATTAGAAactaaaaggtaaaaaaatacGGACAGTATTATCAGTGAGCCTGAAATAGTGGTACAATTCAGAACATTGAAAATTCACATCGAAACATTGTTTCTGGTTGCCATGGATaattctgtcctttcttttttgtcttctgtGTTAGTAGCAGCACTCTGCAACTAGGGCCTCGTCATTCCTGTGGCTTTcagtttgaaaaataaaacagaaacagccctTGGTATCACAAACTCAACTATTCTTTTAATCTTTACTCTTTTTATACCAAAATCTCAATAGATTatcacagaaagaggaagaggcatGGGGGGCAGAGGGGGAGTTTAGCAGGCCTGGCTTTTGCCAAACTCACAGTGGACAAACAAAATCACAAAGTATGTTGTCTCTGTGGGAGACGAACACAGGAGTGGAAAAGGACATCAGCCTTCCCAAACCTGTCAGTCTAGGCAAACATATGGCAGGATGTTCAATTTGCTTTCATCCCCATGAGGGTCCAATGATATGCACTCTGTCCAATCAAACCAGGTGCCGTTGGTGTCATAACAACCGTTCACCCCCGgccagtgctgtgtgtgtatcctgTCCAGGTCCTCATCCGTCACCTCCCGACTCATGCCCGGTAACTCCCCTACTAAGTTGTCCGTCTGCAGAACATGCATCTTCCTCGACTCCTTGGTTTCCTGTTCTTCCCTTTTCAGATACTGGGACATGAAAAAGTGTGCACTAGGGGCCTGGACCCCTGAGGAGGTGAGCACATTGCTCTGAAGGTTCAAGTAGGACTGGATGATTTCATTTCTGGACAGCTCCTTCCAGTTTGTCTGGTGAAAAGGGTTAGGGCTGGGACCTGGAGCTGTGGCAGTGGGCTGTTGTATAGTGCTTTCAGTTCTCTGCTTAGACTCAGCAGGGTCAGGAGTGGGGGCTTCCTCTGTTTGAGAAGGTTCTTTATGTACCAGGGGTTTTATCTGACCTGTGACAGGGTCAAATGTCAGCCTGCGTTCTTTTAACCGTACTGGTTTAGTCGTGTCCTCTATTTTCTGGCCATCTAAGTTGACAGCGTAGTCTCTAGACCTGTACTTCCTTCTTTTATGCTCTGAGTTGGGGATTGTTGCCCCGTCTGCATCATCCGACACAACCTGTCCCTCAGGTGTCGGCCTAAGTAGTTCTGAGTTGTGTTGGGGGTGAGAGGGCGAGGGGGAAACTGATGGGGATTCCAGTGTTGCAGATATGTCTTGTGGTGGGCAATGAGAAGAGACCTCTGACGAACTGGCCCAGTGCATTGAAGACCTATGAGAAGAGTGTGGCAGCTTGTCAGCGTACGATGCTTGAGCTGGGGAGGACACAGACTGGGACAAAGGCAAGGGAGAATCTCTAGGGGATGGGCTTGGGATAGATGTTCCTTTAGGTGTGAATGCCGCAGAGCGCTTGGTCACGGTGTCTTGCTTCGTGCTCCTTGGACTGGTAGTGAGGCCGCGGGGACTTTTGGCTTGATAATAAccccctcctgctgctcctcctccatcatccatTCTAGCTTGCTGCATCACTGCAACCTTGATTAAAGAGGAAGTGCTAGGTAGTTTGGCCACTCCAGGGGAGCTGGGGCGAGGCTTGACAGCGTTTACTGGAATTCTGTTGATTTTATCATTGTCAAGGTGCTCTATGCGAGATCTGTCAGGGGACGGGACGACCTCCTGGTCAGGCAGGGTATCAGGGCTTCCTGCAATCCCATTGGTGGGTGGTGGTGAAACAGAGTTATCATATGAAGACAGCTTAGAGATTTTTTCTGGTAAGTGCACTCCACTGTCTCTGTTCTCTGCTCGGCGCTTGCGACTGCCTGATTTCTCAGCTTTTGGTGAGTATGTGTTGTGGACATCATTTCTGGCTTTAAGTTCAGGGACCCCCTTCCCTGACACAGAGATGTCAGGTGGGGAGGCTTCAGTTCTGCAGGGATGAGAACTGCCATTTGTAGACCCAGGGACACTTGGAGCCACAGCAGGCCCAGGCTCAATCAGCTTTCGCCAGTTTCGTAAGAGTTTCTTAGCACGCTTGGCAAGGTCTTCATCCTTGGTCTTCTTTCGTACATCATTGATCAGTTTTCCTAGTCGAGTCTCCtaataaataatgtgtgtgagagttagAGCAAAATCAGGCAACCCCATTTTTACATGAAAAAGTAGTTCACATAATCAATTGTCTTACCTCAAGTGCTTCTTTGGTGATAGGATACTTTTCAAGACCAGAAATAACCTCTAATACGACCACCATATTGCATATCTGCAGGGGggacaaacaaacaatttgCATTGTTTCAACCTGCTCTTTATAagcaaaaaatgacttttgaCCACAATTCACAGAGTttgacagtaggagacagtttAATAAGAATTTGAATCACAATATAGACACAGTAAGGAAAATAGTGGAAGTGAGTAATGGCCACACGACTACTAAGTGTCATAATTGAATgtgattgattaaaaaaaacacaaaataattgAATCGTGTCTGCAACGTGTAGAGTATGGGGGGCAAGTTAGCTTACGACAAGCTAGGAAACATTAGCTTGCCTCTCTGCTACACAGCGGCGTTGAAAAGTAAAGATGGCAAAGTGTCAGCTCAAAAATCCTTCATCATTGCATGTGTTAGGACAAACGTGTGACATTTGAGCAAAAAATTGGCTTAAACATTGactaatttttatttaaaacacgTTTATTATCATGTCGACAAAGTCCTCTGTCGTTTAAGTGTCGCCAGACTTACCTATGGTAGCTGGTTTGGCTGTCGCTAGCATTTAACTAACTTGAGTAGGAAGGGTCTGACTATTTCCTAAAACGTAGCTTCAGCTATCCAAGCTACGAGTTAGCTAACTACCTCCCACACTTCGTTAACAGGGGTTGTTAACGTGGAACGCTCAACGTCGAAACCCTGGCGCCTTTGCAGAACATAAAGATGATATTATAGTTCAATAAGTATTCACAGGAAGcgtgtttgttgtgtttcttgCATCAAGTTACCGTTAAATACGATGTAACGGCTAGGCTAACAGCTAGCATGCTACATAAACCAGCTAACGCAAGACTGCTGTCTAACCAAGCTAAAGCTGCTGCTAAGTTAGCTTTGTGAACTGTCACCTCCACAGATTCAGCGTCTTTCCTGTCATTCGCAGACATTCGCCAGCTACAACGGTGCCGACCCAAAACGTGAAGCATTTTTTTAGCACGATAAATCTGTAGCTGTCGGTATATGGAGCCTGGTTGAGTTTACCAGAGGGCAGGTAAACAAGCTAAAGCTAACCAGCTAGCCTCACTCACATTGCTCTGACTGTCCACGGCCCGCAGCAGCTGGTCCCTCATCTGCTGCGGGGTTGCCGGGGCCGTTGTCATCGCCTGTTCGGTGCGATccggaggatggagggaggaatcCTCCAAAATGAAAACCGGGTGACAATGGTGTCTCAGAAGCCGCTGTGGTGATTCCTCAGGCGTCCGTACAGCATATTTCTGTGTGTCTCCTGTAAGGTAGACGGCTCAGTTTACCTCACATGGAGCAtgaagtgtgtgaatgtgcgcTGTGGTGGCCGTTAGCTGCTGCCTGCTCGGCGCTGTGGTATCTCACTACCAGCTGCTGGATCTCTCCACGGCCTCCTGCTGCATGATGGGATACGATGTAGTTTGACGTCCGCACGTAAAAGCAAGTAAACATCCCTCTGCCGGTGTTCGGTTTAATAACGaatgaccgtgttaactggtgacaaGTTAATTAATGACGTTATGAACTGTACAAAACAATTTCGTAGGTAACGGTAACGGTAGGTTACAAAATCCCAAGGTAGGTTACAGGTTTGTTCAACACAATATAAGAAACGTTCAGCGGATAATTATTGAGCGCAATTTAATTTACTTAAATTGTCAGATAATAAACACAGATAAGTAGGCTTGTCTTCATTTAACTTACTTAAATTGTCAGATAATAAACACAGATAAGtaagcacattttaattaagACTGATTAAACTAAAATTGGAGGCTGTTTTTTAACGGCttcatcaccatgacaaccacgATGCATTCGACTGAGAGTCATAGTTAACGCGGCCATTCTTTAAACACCGTCCACCTGCACTCCTGGGCATGGCCGGATCCAGCACACGGGCAATCTCGGCTAAATGCCCAGGGGCCCTGAGCATAAAGGGTCCCTCAATAATGGGAGGCCGAGGCTCCACAGAAATATGGCAAACGGCTTGACCCATTCTTTTGATGTAAATAGTAATCATTGCTGTCAGAAACCTAATATGTTCTAAACAAAATATGGAGTTGAAAGTTCTATTTTGTTAATTTGATAAATGGGCAAGTAATGGTTGGTTTGCAAGCCACAATACATTATGGTTAGTTTGTATCAACGAGTTTGTGGGGAAAATGATCAACTAGCAGAATGAGCATGACtttcagtgcccaggggccccagCCTTGCTCCTGGGAGTTCAGTTATTGTAAAATAAAGGATAAATGTTAACCCTCTTTGTTCCCTCTGCCACCACACACTTGAAACATCATCTTTTTGTGGGGCAGGAGCTGTACAGTAGTTTGACTTTATTGGTATGGCCATAACCTTGTTTTGAAATAGAAAATTTAGATGTTCAACATGGATGCATCAAACTAAACATTGAAaagattttgtttgtttcttgctGATTAAATGTCTGTCGAGAAAATGTATGTTGTTAATCTTATTTCCTTATTAGCAAAATTCTATGCGCATGCCAACAAATTTACCAAACAGGAAGCTTACTGTATCTTCATGTCCTACTTAAAATCTTATCTGGACGCACTAGGAAAGGaaatttaatgtttgttttctatttatttatttatttattattatttaatcttttaACCTTTTCCCTGTTACTTTGTTTAGTTCAAATCAGAAGTGAAGCCATGTCAtttatgttattgttatttcatTATGATGCCTAATTGTTCTTTGTTATTGTCATACTATAATGTCACACATGTTGTAAGTGATGCTTtctataaataaagtgataGGGATATAATAGGGGTCACTTTTACAGAATCTTAAACTATCTTAATTATGTAACCTAGAGTAGATCAGTGTTGTGTAACTGAATCTGAAACATCATATGAAATTACCCTAAAATTAATATATGATGATAATTTGAAGAATATTTCATGGAGTACTGCCACTAACAATTAACTAACAAAATACCAAAACCCTTCCAGAGGGCAAGGTGAACTtcaaattatttgttttatctgacAAAAATCCTCAAATTTGATAAACTGCAGTTATGGAACCCCTTAATctgacaaaatgacaaattattaCTTATGTTGTCAATTTTTGCCTTTTGCAACATTTTGTTATTGGACCAAACAACTCAGGGCATTTCTGCTTGATAATGACTCCAATAATTAGTATATAAACTAAATTCATGTTCTGTCAttaatttaatgatttataaatactgtcaaaataaaacattaagcCACATGACAAACTTACATGAAACAAGACTTTTTCATGTTAGATATACCAGTCTTCATTTGAACTCTTCATAGAGGAAAGAATCACATCCAAATATGCTGAAAATCTtatccatttttaaaattaaattaattgctATTATATCACTCCCTAAACACATATACCCACAGAAAGATGTATTACATTTACTACATGAACCATGGTGATTTAAAAGGCTAatattcaaaaacatttttaatcatgTGCTTATAACAATTTGTAAGTAATCATGTATGAGCATTGATGGCTTTACTGTGTATTACAGGATTTTACCAGCAGATGGAGTCCTAAAAAGAATACAACCCAAACAGCAGAGCCTGTCCATAGTGCAAGAGGTCAAGCATGAAGCAACATGCAGGATGCTGCATCAGTGAACCAAACTGGTTGTATGACACACTTCAGCCATTTGAGggcatcagtgatggtgaagccCGGAGCAGCTGAACCAGAAGGAGCTTTCTCAGGCTGGATTGGGTCTTTGTGGATGTATAGCAAAACAGGGAGGTATATTTTAGGATATTTCTCTTGCAATTGGATACAATGAGTTAAGTTCATGGGTGAACACTCATACTTTATCCAGTTTAGTCTTTAGAAACGGTGCAAATGTTGTCCATCTGGTTTTGTTTAaggattatttttctgttttgctttTCCTGTGTAtctactcctcctctcttaAATATTTTCTCAACCACTTTTGCATGCCATAAGGTTTGTCTCCAAGTTAACATGTTGTGCTGTCAAGAGCCTTTAATAACACTTGGAGtctcaaaccctaaccctaataatCATGACCTTTACATAGTTTAGAAAACACTAAATCTTTCCACCTCGTCTTGTCAATAACTTCAGTCATGTTGCACAAATGTAATACAGGTTTCAGCTCAGCATTTTGTGATATATTTCCATTCCGGTTTTTAAGAGTTGTGACTTGTGATGTAACAGCAGATTGTCTGTTTAATCAGTGGTAGTGGCAACAGGTTTGCATCATTAGCTGCACTCAGTAGTGAATTACTGGGCTTGGTCAAATTGAGGTTGGAAGGATAAAACCGTTCTGTATTCAATGACATTCTGTATAATTTGGTGTACTCATTGCTCTATGTGGGTATGTGTAATAAGAGGAAATAGTGATTGTCAGCAGTAACAGAAATTGTAAGTCAGTGTTATGTGTTGAAAGTGCTGTATCAGTTTAGCTCACCCCGTGGTAACCTGAGATGGTATGTTCCAGTTAGGTGTGGCCGAGAAGGTAAAAGGACAGTCGCTGGTTTATTGAGGGGACTAGGGAAGAGAGTAGGTGGCAGCGTGTTGTGAGGCtccacattttttcttttgctatggtttaaattatttttgttgaatttcTCGAGGGTTCATTTTTGCCTCTGCTTCATTAAAAAATAGTTAGTAAACCTCACTGTTTTGTGCTTGTACTGTAGCCTGCTTTATTACATAATCTCTTTAAAGGTTTCCAGTGTCCAAATACCATCCTCTGTCTTTAATTTGAGGTGGTGGCACTACACTATCCCATGTGCAAAATATCCACTGTCAGCTCTTTAAAAGTTAGTGTGGACATAGTGGCAGAGGGAAGGGCAAATGCTGGATGTGATGCTGCTTTAATGCCAGTGATGGGGGCAGAGACAGTACAACTAATGCTCCAGTTCATTGTTTTCTAGTGTTGTTTGTAGTCTActtaatgacaaaaaataagatTACAATATCTCAGcgtattcatatatatttattttcatttcatttacaaaTAATAATGCAAAGATACAAAGACAGAAGCCTTCACACAAGAAAAATACATCAGGTACAGTTCCAACAGAAGCGTATCTTATCTTTAGTATAGCACACATTTACAGCCAACTTGGGTTCTTTTGGTCCGATTTGAcagttaaaatagaaaatacacaaattgAAGAACAAAGTCTGAACcagtcatttttaaagggtTAGCTCAAAAAAGTACCAACTTGCCAAGCTGTGCTGCAGAATGCTAGATTTTGCATATTCTATGAGCATATGTTTCCTGTTGCTGCGAGTGCACATGAGTAGCACAGTGCACCCCTTCACGGCAGTAAAATGCATGTGCAGTGTTTGGAGTAGTATCACTGtactcaaaaacaaaatacattatataacAATTTAGCTGCCATTGTATGAGGCTTTAACCAGCAGGGATGTCCTCAAAATGCACACAAAGGATTCATAGATGTGGGTAGCCCACTGAGTGACCATACATGACTATCACTCCTCCtgattcagtttgtttttatatgttgtgtCACAAAGtcagtctacacacacacatatgtatatatatatatatagcctgactttacagtatttgtttttGCTATGTCTTACATTATTTCTTACTGTATGTCTATATTATTTCTCAGACAAGATGTGTATAGTAATATTCACTACAAAATAGTGTTTGACAGCAGGTTTATAAAACATAGGCAGAACTGAGtaatttaaagcaaaaatataaCATGTCAAGGTATTTTCTGAGATATTGTGAAATTCACTatcatgcaaaaaaacaaacaaaagcaaaaaaaaaaaaaaaaagtcccaggGACGGAGCAGGAAATATCAGTCACATCTCTTTGCTGCAAGAATTTCAGCAATTATGGTCACTGTAAACAATTCATTGAGAAgttcaaatattaataataataatttgtatcccaataaaataaaatgtaataaaaaaagagaaaaaaggagaggataTATTTAGGAGGACAGGTTGAAATGTCTCAGTATTGTTGCATGTATTTTGAGCTTTGGCTTTTTGGTACACCTGTTGActttagtttcatttaaacattgaaagaagaagagggataTTTACTGTAAAACTATATCCATAAAATCTCTATAGTGCCTATTCTCTTCTGAGGGCATGTAGCTACTAATAGCAAGTACAGGAAGGGGAATTTCTAGAGaatacaaatttaaattaaaagtgcTTTCAGGGCCTTGAAATGCAGACAGATGAAGTACAAAGGAAATCTAATTAATTCATACAACTTTAAAACCTCATTAAAGAGACTATATTATTTTATGGTCGTAATATTGACATTATCATAGCGCTGAAATTGCATTACTGTTTCACTGTTAAATTTGATTATTAAAAGGACCGAATCATTTAGCTAATCTACACTGCGAGTGGTTCATATGTTGTTTTGTCGATCAAGTATTGGAAACattttgtggagagaaaaacacacatcattGCTCTGTTGTAAACTCTTGTCTCTGTAAACACTGGTGTAATACCAATGAATACCTGAACATTGATGCATAACaggcgaaaaaaaaaaagttggggGAAATACCAAAAACCAGAAAATGGACCTACAAAAGATGTCAGGCTCACGACAAAGTCTGAGGTCCAGCAGAGAATTTAGAGCCACAATGACATATTGCAGCACAGTATTTCTCAGTGCATTTTTCTCACTTTGACATCATATTACATAAAGCACGAAAAACACGGTTCCTACCATACAGCAATATACAAAGCTAGTCTATAGATTCACCATGACATAATACAAGCTCTGTGGGtgttgcacaaaaaaataagcacatactgtatattgcagTGTAAAACATAGTACCAAACAAACAGCTTCCTACATGTGCATAAAAAGGCTGATTACCATATTTCTGATACTTTTTAGGCTTCACTTACTGTAGCAGTTACATAGCCTACACATGACGTAGAATTAAAAAAGAGACAGTTTTTTtaccaaacaagaaaaaacGACACACTTAAACGAACAAAGCTCACCCTGCCCTtcaaaagcaaataaaaccccccaaaaaagggCAAACAAGGTCAAGAGATTCATGCAATCACAAAAGtactaaaatagaaaaaaaacaaaccaaaaacactGCATCATAATTCCAAAACATAATGCATCCATAACATTAAAGTGTTgggggaaagggaggggggggggggggcatcttcAAGCTCAACTGACTGGATCACATTTGTCAGaacatttttgatttaaattgtGTGAGAGTAATGGTGAAATATGCTGGCACAGGGGGACCTTGACATacattaacaaaacaaacatactgTCGCAGCTACAGACAAGTGTTTTTCATAGTGTGGAATATTGATGGAAAATGACTTTACAGTGTCTTAGAAAATAGACTATTCTCCTTTTATGGGTGTTTTAATAATTATTGTTCCTGCACTGAATTACAATAAGAATGCCATAAAATATGCCCTGCAAATTTCAAATGTTGTAATCTAAGAAATTGCactattttaaactattttaatcaTACATTTTAGTTAGGTTTTAGTTTAGGTTAATTAGTGattgattaaaacattttttaaatttaatttattgacTCAAACCTGCTATCGCTAGCAGAAAGAGCTGCGACAGAGGGGGCTAACAAAATATTCACTGATTAAGTAAAAATGTGGCTCTTTTAAATAGACTTTTAAATCGATGTATGACTTTTCAAAAATAGCTATAATTTaatttttcttccctccatatttgtttctttttttgttttgttttttgttgttttgttttttttacaagaagGCATGTATGATCAAAGACAGGGCAAACAGGTCCAGTGCACATAACAGTCACAGGGGATTTGGTATATAAATTCTCATAAAtaagtgttttaaataaatgcataaagtGCATATGGGATATCGATACTGGACTTTGCATGGGGattcttctttttaaagagCAAACGCAAGAAGCCACAATAAAGAAAGaccaaaaacacatgaaacaaatAGATAAAGGGCACAGACAACATGAGCATGATGAAGAAACAGTGTCACTGTAGTGCcaacaaaacagacaaagtCATCTGTACAATTTAAATCAATACGACAATAACAGTCTCCTTTCTGGGGAGAAAAAGTAACGGGTGATAAGATATTTGgtcctacagtacagtacataaaaGGCTAGATATGAGACAGGCAATGAGAATGACAAGATGGCAACAACACGACTGTACAGATGTGACCTAAATACATTCTCATTGCATCAACAATGCTGTTCTAGTATAGAGGCAGTTCAATTGTctggaaaaatatatatatatatttcaactACACTGAGGTCACATCTTTGGGAGTAATCCAGGAAAGATTCAGTTTCTACTCTATGACACGCTCACTGAGCCGTTTTTTGTCTACACCTTAAtagttttgaaataaaaatgtttaaaaagtatcAAAAGAAATATAACATGGCACCATCGCTGTGCATTCTATAAGAATCGTGCACATTGGCTTTCTCTATAGAAGGgttcattttatgtgttttattttacagttttaaatcaATCACTGTAGTTTTGCATAGATTCCGTTACGCAAAATCTAATCACATTCTGTACAtgtaaaatagaaaacaaaacaaacctgtAAACATCTATTTCATAACAAATAACTCATTTATCCATTTTGATTTGACTGataaatgaatatgaaaaatgaCACGGTAGTGACAATAGATAAACGACGGATGGA is a genomic window containing:
- the crsp7 gene encoding mediator of RNA polymerase II transcription subunit 26, with translation MTTAPATPQQMRDQLLRAVDSQSNICNMVVVLEVISGLEKYPITKEALEETRLGKLINDVRKKTKDEDLAKRAKKLLRNWRKLIEPGPAVAPSVPGSTNGSSHPCRTEASPPDISVSGKGVPELKARNDVHNTYSPKAEKSGSRKRRAENRDSGVHLPEKISKLSSYDNSVSPPPTNGIAGSPDTLPDQEVVPSPDRSRIEHLDNDKINRIPVNAVKPRPSSPGVAKLPSTSSLIKVAVMQQARMDDGGGAAGGGYYQAKSPRGLTTSPRSTKQDTVTKRSAAFTPKGTSIPSPSPRDSPLPLSQSVSSPAQASYADKLPHSSHRSSMHWASSSEVSSHCPPQDISATLESPSVSPSPSHPQHNSELLRPTPEGQVVSDDADGATIPNSEHKRRKYRSRDYAVNLDGQKIEDTTKPVRLKERRLTFDPVTGQIKPLVHKEPSQTEEAPTPDPAESKQRTESTIQQPTATAPGPSPNPFHQTNWKELSRNEIIQSYLNLQSNVLTSSGVQAPSAHFFMSQYLKREEQETKESRKMHVLQTDNLVGELPGMSREVTDEDLDRIHTQHWPGVNGCYDTNGTWFDWTECISLDPHGDESKLNILPYVCLD